The genomic segment ATCTCGCGCACGGGCGGAGCCCAGCCGTGCTCCTTGAAGGTGGCCAGACCATCGGCCGGGCTTTGGACGCGGCCGATCAGGGTGCGCAGGTCGAACTCGTGACGGCCGGAGTCCAGCGCCGGGTCGGTCAGCATGGAAATGCGGATGAACTTGATCTGGTCCAGAACGGAACCGTTGTCGTTGCGGCGCCCGCCACGGGTCCTGGGCTGGCCGCCACGGTTGACGTGAAAGCGCAGCTTGTCCTTTTCGTCGGAATGCACGGGCAGAATGGCGTCATTGGGGCAGACCATGGTGCACGTGCCGCACCCGACGCAGGCCTGATGCGGGGCCGTGCGCTGGCGGATGCCGTAATAAATGGAATGCTCGTTTTCCGGTTTGTTCCTGAATCCGGGCGTGACCTTGATTGTGCGCTTGCGGAACGTGCCCAGCTCCAGGGCCTGCATGGGGCACACGGCGCAGCACTGGCCGCACAGGGTGCAGCGGTCCTGGTTCCAGACAATCTGCCAGGGCAGATCCTTGATGCTCAGTTGGGAAGGGCTAATGGCTGTGTTTGCCGACATAGTGTGATCTCCTGACGGTCCGGGCCGACAATGGCCGAATCAAGATGCATGGGTTGAAAATCCTGGGACTTGTCGCGATCGGGAATGGCCAGATCCAGGCCGCAGATCTCGGACGAGAACGCGTACAGACCGGGACGGCCGCCGACCACACCGGGGCGCAGCTTCTTGCTGTCCTGCACCATGAACATGGATTTGTCCGGCAGACAGCCGATGACGCAGTTGGGGCCATCAATGATCAGCCGTCGGCAGATCTGCTTCAGCTTGGTCAAAAAGGCCTTGTCCGGATGCGCGGCCATCTCGTGATCCTTGAGGGGCGTGATGATGTGCTTGTAGGCCGCAAACGGCAGGCCCAGCTTCTTGATCGTGTAGTGCAGGATGTGCGTGAAAACCTCGGAATCCGAGTTGTAGCCTTCATAGCCGGACACACCCTGGCTGGAAAGGTAGTCGCGGATGGGCACGAACGCCGTGTTCTCGCCGTTGGTCATGGTGCTCAGGCCCTCGATGAAGAAGGGATGACAGGCGTAGAGGTTGATGGCGTAGTTCGTGTTCTGACGGCCCTGGGCCAGGATCAGGCGACTCTTGATTTCGGGCCGGTCCAGACCCAGATACTCGCCGACCTGCAGGGGATCGCCGATTTCCTTGATCATGACCGTGTCCGGCCAGAAGGAAAAAACGGTCATGCTGTCATCGGCCAGACCCATGTGCTTGAGTTCGAGGCGGATTTTAAGATAGCCCTGGCCTTTTTCCTGCTCGGACAGCCCGGCCCAGGAGAACGGAGCATCGTAGGCGCGGACCACGTACCGTTCCCGTTTGGGCGTCCAGGCAGGCATGGCCCCCTTGGGGGTGATGGGCAGATCGTATTTGAGGGTGAACCCCCGCGCGGACATGTACTCGTCCAGGCGTTTGACGCCGATTTCCGTGAAAATTCCGGACAAAACGGGGCTGTCCTTCATGGATTCGAACGGACCGCCCAAATCCGACAGATAGAGCCCCACTCCCGATCCGTCGTGCCCTTCGCGCATGACATCCAGAGCCCGGATGGCATCCATGGGGGACACGGGTTCGCTGCTCGTCAGAGCAAACAATCGACACATGGCGTGCTACTCCCTTTGCTGTTCGCTTCCGGATTTTGGCGCCATGAGAATATGACAGAATTGTCATCTCCGTGGACGTCAATCCGAGATTTTGTAACAAAATTGAATAAAAAATCGGTTGTCAGTCCCCAGTTTGCCTGGGGAAGGAGATAAAGCAAGGACAAAGCCAAAATCAGCGACCAGCACGGCCAAGGCCGGATTCCTGGTCACTGATCCCGGCGCGGGAAAAGGGGGATCAGATGCGGCGGGAGATTTCGTGATGGTTGACCAGGATTTTGCTGACGTAGTTCACCGTTTCACCGAAGTTCGGGATGCGCCCGTATGTCGCGTAGACTCCCGGCGACGAACCGGTGTTGCCCAGCCCGGCGTTGTAGCCGGCGGTGGCGGCCAGGATGTTGCCGCCGCGCGCGCGCAGGTTTTCGGCCATCATCCGGACCATGGCGTTGATCGCGTGGTCATGGAGGACGCGTTGGTCGAAGCGTTCGAAAAAGGCCACGTCCTCGGGCTTGAAGATGGAACGGTTCTGAAAATTCGCGTTCAAAAACTGGCGATAGTTGTTGCGGGCCTGGGCATACTGGGCTTGCATCTGGTCCATGAGTTCCAGCGCCGGACCGTACTCCGCGACATTGGGCGGCGTCGCGCCGGTGGTTCGGGCCGCGAGCAGGGAGCGCAAAATTTTTTCGGGGCGGTTGAAGAGATCGCTATACTTGCGCCGGAGACTGCGGACACGCTGGCGCAATTCCGTGGCCCGTTCGAAATCCGCGTCCAGATCCGGACGTTGGATCGAGGTCGGATCGGCCAGACGTGTGTCGGCGCAGATCAGACCGTAGCCCCTGGCCGTGGCCGAGATGAATTGGCACGGCCCCACGGCCAGGGCCGACGACACGGCGAATTCATAAAAATAGGATTCCGCCATCATCTGGCCCATGATCCAGCAGGGGTCCACCGGATAGATGGACGCATGACGGATGACGCCACGCACCACCTGGTCGGCGATGCGCGGGATACGGGACCTCAGATCCACCTGGGACGCGGGCTGGTTCCAGACCGGAAGATTGCCGGTGGGATGCGTATCCTGGAGAAAACCCAGCACCGAATTGGTCAGGCCCATGGTGAAACCTGGTTCGGAAACGCGTTCCAAGATATTGGCGGGGTCCTTGGTCTGGATGACCCGGATCTCCGAAACTTCGGACAGGGGAGGCGTGGAGGCCTCGGCCAACGGCGCCGTCAGGGGCAGCAGTAGGGGAGCCAGGGCGGCCTTGAGCAGATTGCGACGATGTTCATTCATGGAGGTACGATCAGGGCTGGTTCAGGGTGATTCGGGACACGACCTTGTGATAATAGGCCTCGTTTTCTTCCAGGAGCAACCCACCGTGTCGCAGCTTGGCTTTCACCATGAGCAGATTCACCTTCTGGATCTGGCGCATCTTGCGGAATTCGTCGGTTTCGCGTTCCAGACATTCGATCAGGGAACGAATCTCCCGCTGGGTCTGGATTTCCTCGGGCACGTAGCCGCCGTTTTTCAGCATCTTATAGGCCATGCGCAGATGTTCGGGCATGAAGGGGTCGGACTCCAGGGGGATGGGCTGGCCCTGTCCCCGCAGGTTGTCGAAGTCGCCCTTGGCCTGGGCGTCCAGAATGGCCCGTTCCGCCAGCTCCGCCAGGACGTTCATGGCATGGCCTGGACCCGTTCCACGATGTGCCTGAAACTGGCGGGCTCGATATAGCCCACATGGTCGAATATTTTTTTTCCCGCGCCGTTGAAAACCATGGTCCGGGGGATGCCCTGGACGTCGAACGTGGAGCTGATATTCCCTTCGTCGAGGAAGACGGGAAAATTGACCCCGGAGCGGTCCACGAACCGCTGGGCGGCCTTGAGGTT from the Deltaproteobacteria bacterium genome contains:
- a CDS encoding 4Fe-4S dicluster domain-containing protein codes for the protein MSANTAISPSQLSIKDLPWQIVWNQDRCTLCGQCCAVCPMQALELGTFRKRTIKVTPGFRNKPENEHSIYYGIRQRTAPHQACVGCGTCTMVCPNDAILPVHSDEKDKLRFHVNRGGQPRTRGGRRNDNGSVLDQIKFIRISMLTDPALDSGRHEFDLRTLIGRVQSPADGLATFKEHGWAPPVRE
- a CDS encoding glutamate synthase, producing MCRLFALTSSEPVSPMDAIRALDVMREGHDGSGVGLYLSDLGGPFESMKDSPVLSGIFTEIGVKRLDEYMSARGFTLKYDLPITPKGAMPAWTPKRERYVVRAYDAPFSWAGLSEQEKGQGYLKIRLELKHMGLADDSMTVFSFWPDTVMIKEIGDPLQVGEYLGLDRPEIKSRLILAQGRQNTNYAINLYACHPFFIEGLSTMTNGENTAFVPIRDYLSSQGVSGYEGYNSDSEVFTHILHYTIKKLGLPFAAYKHIITPLKDHEMAAHPDKAFLTKLKQICRRLIIDGPNCVIGCLPDKSMFMVQDSKKLRPGVVGGRPGLYAFSSEICGLDLAIPDRDKSQDFQPMHLDSAIVGPDRQEITLCRQTQPLALPN
- a CDS encoding lytic transglycosylase domain-containing protein; translation: MNEHRRNLLKAALAPLLLPLTAPLAEASTPPLSEVSEIRVIQTKDPANILERVSEPGFTMGLTNSVLGFLQDTHPTGNLPVWNQPASQVDLRSRIPRIADQVVRGVIRHASIYPVDPCWIMGQMMAESYFYEFAVSSALAVGPCQFISATARGYGLICADTRLADPTSIQRPDLDADFERATELRQRVRSLRRKYSDLFNRPEKILRSLLAARTTGATPPNVAEYGPALELMDQMQAQYAQARNNYRQFLNANFQNRSIFKPEDVAFFERFDQRVLHDHAINAMVRMMAENLRARGGNILAATAGYNAGLGNTGSSPGVYATYGRIPNFGETVNYVSKILVNHHEISRRI
- a CDS encoding DUF1992 domain-containing protein produces the protein MNVLAELAERAILDAQAKGDFDNLRGQGQPIPLESDPFMPEHLRMAYKMLKNGGYVPEEIQTQREIRSLIECLERETDEFRKMRQIQKVNLLMVKAKLRHGGLLLEENEAYYHKVVSRITLNQP